A window of Perognathus longimembris pacificus isolate PPM17 chromosome 6, ASM2315922v1, whole genome shotgun sequence contains these coding sequences:
- the LOC125352331 gene encoding transmembrane protein 126A-like, producing the protein MENHKPDDTIKENLIFDIITRKINQLPEIDRNVLEHGSTYVGLNAALCGLIANSLYRRILHVTKAPVASGLPMAVIPFLTANVAYKGFVSLPLSTGDLSCETCTVTRGGLIGLVVGSLYPIILAIPVNGGLAARYGSALLPDKANILTYWIRISKPVFRKMLFPILLQTAFAAYLGSRQYKLLIKALQLPEPDLKITSNK; encoded by the exons ATGGAAAATCATAAACCAGATGATACTATCAAGGAAAACTTAATTTTTGATATCATAACCAGAAAAATTAACCAACTTCCAGAAATAGACAGGAATGTCCTTGAACATGGATCAACATATGTTGGACTGAATGCTGCTCTCTGTGGCCTAATAGCTAACAGTCTTTATCGACGCATCTTGCATGTGACAAAGGCTCCAGTGGCGTCTGGCTTGCCGATGGCAGTGATCCCATTCTTGACAGCTAATGTGGCTTACAAAGGTTTTGTAAGTTTACCCTTGAGTACAGGTGATTTGAGTTGTGAAACCTGTACGGTGACACGGGGTGGACTGATTGGTTTAGTTGTGGGTAGTCTGTACCCTATTATCTTGGCTATTCCTGTAAATGGTGGTCTAGCAGCCAGGTATGGATCAGCACTGCTACCAGATAAAGCAAACATCTTAACTTACTGGATCAGA atttctaagccTGTCTTTAGAAAGATGTTATTTCCCATTTTACTTCAGACTGCATTTGCAGCATACCTTGGATCTAGACAATATAAGCTACTCATAAAGGCTCTTCAGTTACCTGAACCTGACCTAAAAATTACTTCAAACAAATaa